A DNA window from Maribellus comscasis contains the following coding sequences:
- a CDS encoding RagB/SusD family nutrient uptake outer membrane protein — MKKNILYIGLIVLLMVTSCDEPIELYPLDVPSAETFYTNEVEIQGGVNACYSYIDAYRYSYLDPGYSWDALSDLVYSRGNSFTIGYLGSTLDYTHGYFLGLWRRMYQGVARCNLMLEKIEENKDLIPDEKVKQFQGEVYFLRAFYYLRLTNMFGDVVYLDAPVNSVEEASNVTRTARAEVLQKIYADFDMAAQLLAGSEVTALGRATSGAAMAYKARAALQNNDWATAATAAKSVIDSKQYSLMPSYETLFTENVIESAENTEQIFSLGHLVEAGTQTQYVRYTASRALGGWSTIVPTQNMIDSYLCVDGMDISESPMYDKSNPYDNRDPRMRYSLVLPGDLWGDYIYETRLDKPETLNAAGETVTNRDSYNSTEFTSFTGYLIRKYFEFKYVENAAQCENPFMLCRYAEVLLTYAEAKIELGEIDADCVAAINEVRGRSDVMMPEVTAGSQAEMRKIVRTERKVELFNENLRWDDLKRWKRAEVVLNRPILGRPVLGDFEGYPDVEFDEYGDPLYDVASYIPHPSTDYRVVLNTFFQQRDYLWPIPETELALNPALGQNDGW, encoded by the coding sequence ATGAAAAAGAATATATTATATATTGGCTTGATAGTGTTACTGATGGTTACAAGTTGTGATGAACCAATAGAACTCTATCCGTTGGATGTGCCTTCTGCTGAAACATTCTATACCAACGAAGTGGAAATTCAAGGTGGGGTAAATGCCTGTTATTCATACATTGATGCTTACCGGTATTCATATCTTGATCCCGGATACAGTTGGGATGCATTATCTGATCTCGTTTATTCTCGTGGTAATTCTTTTACAATTGGGTATTTAGGATCTACTTTGGATTATACACACGGATATTTTTTGGGATTGTGGAGAAGAATGTATCAAGGTGTTGCGCGTTGTAACTTAATGCTCGAAAAAATTGAAGAAAATAAGGATTTAATTCCGGATGAAAAAGTAAAACAGTTTCAGGGCGAAGTTTACTTTTTGCGTGCTTTTTATTATTTGCGCTTAACAAATATGTTTGGAGATGTTGTTTATCTTGATGCTCCTGTTAATTCAGTAGAAGAAGCCAGTAATGTTACCCGAACTGCAAGGGCTGAAGTTTTGCAGAAAATTTATGCAGACTTTGATATGGCAGCTCAATTGCTAGCTGGTTCAGAAGTAACAGCATTGGGGCGTGCCACAAGTGGAGCAGCCATGGCATATAAAGCTCGTGCAGCACTGCAAAATAATGATTGGGCAACCGCGGCTACGGCTGCAAAATCAGTAATTGATTCAAAACAATACAGTTTAATGCCAAGCTACGAAACATTATTTACAGAAAATGTTATAGAAAGTGCAGAAAATACAGAACAAATATTTTCTCTAGGTCATTTGGTGGAGGCAGGTACTCAAACTCAATATGTTCGATATACTGCTTCTCGTGCATTGGGGGGGTGGTCAACCATTGTACCAACACAAAATATGATTGACTCGTATCTTTGTGTTGATGGTATGGATATCAGTGAATCACCAATGTATGATAAATCAAATCCATATGATAATCGTGATCCTCGCATGCGTTATTCATTGGTACTTCCAGGCGATTTGTGGGGAGATTATATTTACGAAACACGTTTGGATAAACCCGAGACATTAAATGCTGCTGGTGAAACGGTTACAAATCGAGATAGTTATAACTCGACTGAATTTACATCATTTACCGGTTATTTGATACGTAAATATTTTGAATTTAAATATGTTGAGAATGCCGCTCAATGTGAAAATCCATTTATGCTTTGTCGTTATGCAGAAGTATTGTTAACCTATGCAGAAGCAAAAATTGAATTAGGTGAAATTGATGCCGATTGTGTAGCTGCCATCAATGAGGTTCGTGGAAGAAGTGATGTAATGATGCCAGAAGTTACCGCCGGAAGTCAGGCTGAAATGAGGAAGATTGTTCGTACAGAACGTAAAGTTGAATTATTCAACGAAAACTTACGTTGGGATGATCTTAAGCGTTGGAAACGAGCAGAGGTGGTTTTGAACAGACCAATTTTAGGACGCCCTGTATTGGGAGATTTTGAAGGATATCCCGATGTTGAATTCGATGAATATGGAGATCCTTTGTATGATGTAGCCTCATATATTCCCCACCCATCAACAGATTACAGGGTAGTCTTGAATACATTTTTTCAACAACGCGATTATTTGTGGCCGATACCTGAAACTGAATTAGCTTTAAATCCGGCTTTAGGTCAAAATGATGGTTGGTAG
- a CDS encoding FAD-dependent oxidoreductase — protein MIVEKQKNSVRKNFKIDYSTDLVITGGGLSGTCAAIAAARAGVKVILVQDRPVLGGNSSSEVRLWILGATSHMGNNNRWSREGGVVDEILVENLYRNKEGNAIIFDTILLEKVTSESNITLLLNTAVFEVTKKDENTIESIRAFCSQTSTEYILSAPLFIDSSGDGIVGFLSGSPFRMGAETKEEFGELFAPDKDYGEMLGHTIYFYSKDAGHPVKYVPPAFALKDIKQIPRYKTIDSKMNGCQFWWFEYGGRFEDTVKETENIKWELWKVVYGAWDYIKNSGNFPDAENLTLEWVGTIPGKRESRRFEGEYMLKQQDIIEQKEFYDAVAFGGWSLDLHPADGVYSDLPGCNQWHPKGIYQIPYRSLLSKTINNLFFAGRIISATHVAFASTRVMATSAHGAQAAACAAVICVKNGIDAKKILEQRYVSNLQNQLNLLGQSIPGKAIDYRFLEIERPVVKSSSTYELKEIAFNGDWVGLEEGFAQLLPLKASVKYKFKILVKALVESKIIIQLRKSSKLGNYTPDVELEKIEMSLAKGKQFLNFSFETILDSDQYAFLLFQPTKHVLVKTSEQRLSGTLSLFQKMNKAVSNYGKQEPPEGIGVDSFELWTPKRRPDGKNLAFTVSPSINLFDENNLTNGFVRPYLQTNAWAASLEDNSPELKLTWNKPQKIKKIRLFFDTDYDHPLESVLMGHPEDIIPFCIQNYSIYDKDENLLYKKTGNYQTINNVELETEIECTELILRLEHPSKDVPAALFEIICLNHKLN, from the coding sequence ATGATTGTTGAAAAACAAAAAAATTCCGTAAGAAAAAATTTTAAAATAGATTATTCTACTGATTTGGTGATAACTGGTGGAGGACTGTCTGGTACATGTGCTGCAATTGCTGCAGCAAGAGCCGGTGTGAAAGTTATTTTAGTCCAGGACCGCCCAGTCCTGGGAGGTAACTCTTCCAGCGAGGTCCGATTGTGGATTTTAGGTGCAACTTCACATATGGGGAATAATAATCGCTGGTCGAGGGAAGGTGGCGTTGTGGATGAAATATTAGTTGAAAACTTATACAGAAACAAAGAAGGTAATGCAATTATTTTTGACACAATCCTGCTTGAAAAAGTAACCAGCGAGTCCAACATCACGCTGCTGCTGAATACAGCTGTTTTTGAGGTAACAAAGAAAGATGAAAATACGATTGAGAGTATAAGAGCCTTTTGCAGCCAAACTTCAACTGAATATATTTTAAGTGCACCATTATTTATTGATTCTTCAGGAGATGGAATTGTTGGGTTTTTATCCGGATCACCCTTCCGGATGGGAGCAGAAACCAAAGAAGAATTCGGAGAGTTGTTTGCTCCGGATAAAGACTATGGAGAAATGCTGGGGCATACCATTTATTTTTATAGCAAAGATGCCGGACATCCTGTTAAATATGTACCTCCTGCCTTTGCATTAAAAGATATAAAACAAATCCCACGCTATAAAACCATCGACAGTAAAATGAACGGTTGCCAGTTTTGGTGGTTCGAATATGGAGGGCGTTTTGAGGACACTGTTAAAGAGACAGAGAACATTAAGTGGGAGTTATGGAAAGTCGTTTATGGAGCATGGGACTATATAAAAAACTCAGGTAATTTTCCTGATGCCGAAAATTTGACTCTCGAATGGGTGGGGACTATCCCCGGAAAACGTGAAAGCCGAAGATTTGAAGGTGAATATATGCTTAAACAACAAGATATCATTGAACAAAAAGAGTTTTATGATGCCGTTGCCTTTGGGGGCTGGTCGCTTGATTTGCATCCGGCTGATGGGGTTTACAGTGACTTGCCAGGTTGCAACCAGTGGCATCCGAAAGGAATATATCAGATACCCTATCGTAGTTTGCTAAGCAAAACGATTAATAACCTTTTTTTTGCTGGAAGGATTATCAGCGCCACCCATGTTGCATTCGCTTCAACCAGGGTTATGGCCACATCAGCGCATGGAGCGCAGGCAGCTGCATGTGCTGCTGTAATATGTGTTAAAAACGGAATAGATGCTAAAAAAATATTGGAACAAAGATATGTGTCCAATTTGCAGAACCAGCTGAACTTGCTGGGGCAAAGTATTCCCGGGAAGGCAATTGACTATCGTTTTTTGGAGATCGAAAGACCTGTTGTGAAATCATCAAGTACCTACGAATTAAAAGAAATTGCATTCAATGGTGATTGGGTAGGGCTTGAAGAAGGGTTTGCTCAACTGCTGCCATTAAAGGCATCGGTGAAATATAAGTTTAAAATATTGGTAAAAGCGCTGGTGGAAAGTAAAATTATAATTCAGCTCCGAAAATCATCAAAGTTAGGTAATTACACTCCTGATGTCGAGCTGGAAAAAATTGAAATGTCACTTGCCAAAGGGAAACAGTTTTTGAATTTTTCCTTTGAGACTATTCTGGATTCAGACCAATATGCTTTTCTCCTTTTTCAACCAACAAAACACGTTTTAGTAAAAACAAGTGAACAACGTCTAAGTGGAACATTGTCCTTGTTTCAGAAAATGAACAAAGCGGTATCCAATTATGGAAAGCAAGAGCCTCCTGAAGGAATAGGAGTAGACTCTTTTGAATTATGGACGCCAAAACGACGGCCGGATGGAAAAAACCTCGCATTTACTGTTTCTCCTTCAATTAACTTGTTTGATGAAAATAACCTAACCAACGGATTTGTTAGGCCCTATTTGCAGACTAACGCATGGGCGGCCAGTTTGGAAGATAATTCTCCGGAGTTAAAACTGACCTGGAATAAACCACAAAAAATAAAAAAGATTAGATTGTTTTTCGATACAGATTACGATCACCCTCTGGAAAGTGTTTTAATGGGACATCCTGAAGATATAATTCCTTTCTGTATACAGAACTACTCTATTTACGACAAAGATGAAAATCTCCTTTATAAAAAAACAGGTAATTATCAGACCATAAATAATGTGGAATTAGAAACAGAAATAGAATGCACTGAACTAATATTAAGGTTGGAACATCCTTCAAAAGATGTACCGGCAGCTCTTTTCGAAATTATATGTTTAAATCATAAACTTAATTAA
- a CDS encoding SusC/RagA family TonB-linked outer membrane protein: MKNLMVFVFGLLLCTTVWAQQRTITGMVSDEVGQPLPGVNVTVEGTAVGTVTGPDGSFTLQINENITSLLVSFIGFKTQEVDIASTSNISVQMELDAIGIEEVVAVGYGIQKKVNLTGSIASVQGEKLAEKSVVQTSQALQGIAAGVTVTSNNGKPGNEGTTVRVRGIGTLNDNNPLVLIDGVASSLDAIDPNDIADMSILKDAASAAIYGSRAANGVILITTKRGKSGEMVVSYNGSVGFTTPITYPVNASAWDYMMLYDEANANDLRTDDGVPGGVIYGTEKINTWKNATDRDEYPNSDMFKETYADKAAQTKHFLSLSMGTDKLKSNTSINYTYQDAHYPNSGYTRYGVRSNNSYKMNDVVEFGVDLSIRKTLSEDAAAGITDASGQGHNLDQLMRQPAIYPTRFSNGVWGYNYNGGPHAMMSIFEALHMTYNTWHETLAKLSATINPFTGMRINLSYAPKLNTADIKTVSKTTNLYDYQTGEVIYTPPGQASMTETRNTTIEDDINVLVNYDKSIGGHDLSALGGFQYLTNDYNHLYAYRQGNDFQQFEELNSYNPVGQTNSGYTTEWALMSYFGRINYSYNGKYLLEANVRYDGSSRFASGYKWGVFPSFSLGWRFSEESFMDNLDWLDNAKLRASWGELGNQSGLGSNYPFALTIATDQYAVFGDELNPGYAPVNYALNDITWETTRMLDFGIDFTILGGKLDATFDWYKKDTRDILLSMPIPSVMGYANSPKQNAGAVENIGWDLTLSHANTFGKFYYKITGILSDVKNKITDMGGLNPQVSGIYVKQVGDPINALYGYQADGLFSSFEEARAYEVTQWGKLQGGDIRYIDLDDDGAMTGDDRFVLGNPIPRWTYSLNLDAKYEGFDLALFFQGVGKRDGYISGWYAYPFSNASTVLEQHLDRWYEGNPNPDAAFPRLSINQHSNNTQPSTFWQVSAAYLRLKNVQLGYTLPASLLKGKSISNVRIFANASNVFTISDLPIGMDPESPFSVQGSYPLISTYAFGVQVKF, translated from the coding sequence ATGAAAAATTTAATGGTGTTTGTCTTTGGTTTATTGTTGTGCACCACAGTTTGGGCTCAGCAAAGGACAATTACAGGTATGGTTTCCGATGAAGTTGGACAACCCTTACCTGGTGTAAATGTAACTGTAGAAGGAACTGCAGTTGGCACAGTAACCGGACCTGATGGTAGTTTTACTCTTCAGATAAATGAAAATATAACATCTTTGTTGGTTTCATTTATCGGTTTTAAAACTCAGGAAGTTGATATCGCTTCTACTTCGAACATTAGTGTTCAAATGGAGCTCGATGCTATTGGAATTGAGGAAGTTGTAGCTGTAGGTTATGGAATTCAAAAAAAGGTAAACCTAACTGGATCCATTGCTTCAGTGCAAGGTGAAAAGCTTGCCGAGAAAAGTGTGGTTCAAACTTCACAAGCTTTGCAAGGTATTGCCGCTGGTGTAACCGTTACCTCTAATAACGGTAAACCAGGAAATGAAGGGACTACAGTTCGAGTTCGAGGTATTGGTACGTTAAACGATAATAATCCTCTGGTGTTAATTGATGGTGTTGCTTCTTCACTTGATGCAATAGATCCGAATGATATTGCCGATATGTCAATCTTAAAAGATGCTGCTTCGGCTGCTATCTATGGGTCTCGTGCTGCTAACGGCGTAATCTTAATAACAACAAAACGTGGAAAATCAGGTGAAATGGTCGTTAGTTACAACGGTTCAGTTGGTTTTACTACTCCTATTACCTATCCTGTTAATGCCAGTGCGTGGGACTATATGATGTTGTACGATGAAGCGAATGCTAATGACTTGCGTACCGACGACGGAGTGCCCGGAGGTGTCATTTATGGAACTGAAAAAATTAATACATGGAAAAACGCAACGGACCGCGATGAATATCCAAACTCGGATATGTTTAAGGAAACATATGCAGACAAAGCCGCTCAAACAAAGCATTTTCTTAGTCTTTCAATGGGGACAGATAAATTAAAGTCCAATACATCAATAAACTACACCTATCAGGATGCACATTATCCAAACTCAGGTTATACCCGCTATGGTGTCCGTTCGAACAACAGTTATAAAATGAATGATGTTGTTGAGTTTGGTGTTGATTTGTCGATTCGTAAGACGCTCAGTGAGGATGCAGCCGCAGGAATCACCGATGCCTCCGGTCAAGGCCATAACCTTGATCAACTAATGAGACAACCTGCCATATATCCAACAAGATTTTCAAACGGAGTCTGGGGATACAATTATAATGGAGGACCTCATGCGATGATGAGTATATTTGAGGCATTACATATGACGTATAATACCTGGCACGAAACACTTGCAAAACTAAGTGCTACCATCAATCCATTTACAGGTATGCGTATAAATCTCTCATATGCACCAAAATTAAATACAGCAGATATCAAAACAGTGAGTAAAACAACTAACCTTTATGATTATCAGACAGGAGAGGTTATCTATACGCCGCCTGGTCAGGCAAGTATGACTGAAACACGAAATACAACTATAGAAGATGATATTAATGTTCTAGTAAATTATGATAAATCAATTGGTGGTCATGATTTGTCCGCTTTAGGAGGATTCCAGTATTTAACAAATGATTACAATCATTTGTATGCTTACAGGCAAGGGAATGACTTTCAACAATTTGAAGAACTTAATTCCTATAACCCTGTGGGGCAAACCAATTCTGGATATACAACAGAATGGGCATTAATGTCCTATTTTGGGCGTATAAATTATTCCTATAATGGTAAGTATTTGTTGGAGGCAAATGTTCGTTACGATGGCTCTTCCCGTTTTGCCAGTGGTTACAAGTGGGGGGTTTTTCCTTCTTTTTCTTTAGGGTGGCGTTTTTCAGAGGAATCTTTTATGGATAATCTGGATTGGTTAGACAATGCAAAACTTCGTGCTTCCTGGGGTGAATTAGGTAACCAGTCAGGATTAGGAAGTAATTATCCATTTGCCCTTACTATTGCAACAGATCAATATGCCGTTTTTGGTGACGAATTAAATCCCGGTTATGCTCCGGTTAATTATGCATTGAACGATATAACATGGGAAACAACACGTATGTTGGATTTCGGTATTGATTTCACCATCCTTGGTGGAAAATTGGATGCCACATTCGACTGGTATAAAAAGGATACCCGTGATATTTTGTTAAGCATGCCAATTCCTAGTGTGATGGGATATGCCAATTCTCCGAAACAAAATGCAGGGGCAGTAGAAAATATCGGTTGGGATCTCACATTATCACACGCAAATACTTTTGGTAAGTTTTATTATAAAATAACCGGAATTTTATCAGATGTTAAAAATAAAATTACGGATATGGGTGGCCTAAATCCACAGGTTAGCGGAATATATGTAAAACAGGTTGGCGACCCGATAAATGCATTATATGGTTATCAGGCTGATGGTTTGTTCAGTTCATTCGAGGAAGCCCGGGCCTATGAAGTTACACAATGGGGAAAATTACAGGGTGGTGATATTCGCTACATTGATTTGGACGATGATGGTGCAATGACAGGGGATGACCGTTTTGTTCTTGGTAATCCGATTCCTCGATGGACATATTCATTGAACTTAGATGCCAAATACGAAGGTTTCGATCTTGCCTTGTTCTTCCAGGGTGTTGGTAAACGAGATGGTTATATTTCGGGCTGGTACGCTTATCCTTTTTCAAATGCATCAACTGTACTGGAACAACATCTTGATCGTTGGTATGAAGGAAATCCAAATCCGGATGCCGCTTTCCCTCGTTTGTCAATCAATCAGCATTCAAATAACACTCAACCATCAACTTTCTGGCAAGTTAGTGCTGCTTACTTACGCTTAAAAAATGTTCAATTGGGATATACCCTTCCAGCCTCTTTATTGAAAGGTAAATCGATTTCAAATGTTCGAATTTTCGCTAATGCATCCAATGTTTTTACAATAAGTGATTTGCCTATTGGGATGGATCCTGAATCTCCTTTTAGTGTTCAAGGAAGCTATCCACTAATCTCGACTTACGCATTTGGTGTTCAAGTAAAATTTTAA
- a CDS encoding sodium:solute symporter family protein translates to MVNYFAAGGAVPWWISGLSLFMSFFSAGTFVVWGSIAYTNGWVAITIQWTMAIAGFIIGVFIAPRWHKARVLTAAEFITQRLGIKVQKLYSYLFLFISLFTTGAFLYPVAKIVEVSTGFPLHWCIIILGLIIILYTTAGGLWAVIVTDVLQFIILTTAVLIIVPLAFQRVDGITAFIQHSPNGFFDFFSGEYTLGFIIAFGLYNLFFISGNWAYVQRYTSVSTKKDAKKVGYLFGSLYLISPVIWMLPPMIYRVLNPGLTGFGDEGAYLMMCKEVLPIGMLGLILGAMIFATSSSVNTTLNISAGVFTNDLYKNIKPNVSNKHLMIVARFATIGFGLLTIVVALLVQNMGGIVEVVLSVAAITGGALYLPPLWSLFSKRQTGKSILTATLTSLIISVIFKFATPYLFDFALTRTQEMTLGVVAPVLVLIFFEFRYYFTQRENPDFDEYKRIKEKQLFEFHQQTSSDSQNRHGKNVISFGVAGTGILIVGIGAFAATGRWLVVIAGTLIIITGLIMIPKNKKIKK, encoded by the coding sequence ATGGTAAACTATTTTGCAGCAGGTGGTGCGGTCCCTTGGTGGATTAGCGGACTATCATTATTTATGAGTTTCTTTTCGGCCGGAACTTTTGTTGTCTGGGGATCAATTGCATATACAAATGGTTGGGTTGCAATAACCATTCAATGGACTATGGCAATTGCCGGTTTTATTATAGGTGTTTTTATTGCTCCACGTTGGCACAAAGCCAGAGTTTTAACTGCAGCAGAATTTATCACCCAACGATTGGGAATTAAGGTTCAGAAATTGTATTCCTATTTATTTCTGTTTATTTCACTTTTTACGACAGGTGCATTTCTTTATCCGGTTGCAAAAATTGTTGAGGTATCAACCGGCTTTCCTTTACACTGGTGTATTATTATTCTTGGATTAATTATAATTCTTTACACAACCGCCGGGGGACTGTGGGCTGTTATCGTAACCGATGTTTTACAGTTTATCATTTTAACCACTGCTGTCCTGATAATAGTGCCGCTTGCATTTCAAAGAGTAGATGGTATAACTGCATTTATACAGCATTCACCAAACGGTTTTTTTGATTTTTTTAGCGGAGAATATACGCTTGGATTTATCATTGCTTTTGGCTTGTATAATTTATTCTTTATAAGTGGAAACTGGGCATATGTACAAAGATATACCAGCGTATCCACAAAAAAAGATGCTAAGAAAGTTGGTTATCTTTTTGGTTCGCTGTATTTGATTAGCCCTGTTATTTGGATGCTTCCCCCAATGATCTACCGGGTTTTAAATCCGGGACTAACAGGATTCGGAGATGAAGGTGCATATCTAATGATGTGCAAAGAAGTATTACCAATCGGAATGTTAGGATTAATTTTAGGAGCAATGATTTTTGCCACTTCTAGTTCGGTGAACACCACACTAAATATTTCTGCTGGAGTATTCACAAATGATTTATATAAAAATATCAAGCCGAACGTAAGCAACAAACATTTAATGATAGTTGCACGGTTTGCAACTATTGGATTTGGTTTATTAACTATTGTTGTGGCGTTGCTGGTTCAGAATATGGGAGGTATTGTAGAAGTGGTTTTAAGTGTTGCAGCAATAACTGGCGGGGCTTTATACTTACCGCCACTGTGGTCGTTATTTTCAAAGCGCCAGACAGGTAAGAGTATTCTTACAGCAACATTAACCAGTTTGATTATAAGTGTTATTTTTAAGTTTGCCACTCCCTACCTCTTCGATTTCGCATTAACCCGTACTCAGGAAATGACGCTAGGTGTTGTTGCACCTGTCCTTGTATTGATATTTTTTGAATTCAGATACTATTTTACCCAAAGAGAAAATCCGGATTTCGACGAGTATAAAAGAATAAAAGAGAAGCAGTTATTTGAGTTTCACCAACAAACCAGTTCCGATTCTCAAAATAGGCATGGAAAGAATGTTATTTCTTTCGGTGTTGCGGGAACGGGAATTTTGATTGTTGGTATTGGTGCATTTGCTGCAACCGGAAGATGGTTGGTTGTTATTGCAGGGACACTCATAATAATAACTGGTTTAATAATGATACCCAAAAACAAAAAAATTAAAAAATGA
- a CDS encoding alpha/beta hydrolase: protein MKIISLVTIICCFSLIFDANAQTEYPPHIDGAEEITYKTVDGTSLNLWIFTPEKHKSTNSAPAIIFFFGGGWKTGSPTQFVKHCEYLSARGMVAIVADYRVKSRHGVHPNVCVSDAKSAIRWVRENASELGVDSDRLAAGGGSAGGHLAAACATLPKFDDVNENKSISSKPNALVLFNPALVLATTDDFEKALNEKIGGLVERMGPKPEDMSPYHNVVGKLPPTIIFHGTGDNTVPFISAELFTKKMHKFGNKCTLVAYQGEPHGFFNYGKNSNAVFIDTVNKMDEFLVSLGYLKAPPKTFIYNN from the coding sequence ATGAAAATAATATCACTTGTTACGATAATATGCTGTTTCAGTTTGATTTTTGACGCAAATGCACAGACGGAATATCCTCCACATATTGACGGAGCTGAGGAAATCACTTATAAAACTGTTGACGGGACCAGTTTGAATTTATGGATATTTACTCCGGAAAAACATAAATCAACAAATAGTGCCCCTGCCATTATTTTCTTTTTCGGAGGCGGTTGGAAGACTGGAAGTCCAACTCAATTTGTAAAACATTGTGAATATCTGTCGGCGAGGGGAATGGTTGCGATAGTTGCAGACTACCGGGTTAAAAGCAGGCATGGTGTCCATCCCAATGTATGTGTGTCTGACGCCAAATCAGCAATACGTTGGGTTCGCGAAAATGCGTCGGAATTGGGTGTAGATAGTGACAGATTAGCTGCGGGAGGCGGTTCTGCCGGAGGGCATTTGGCAGCAGCATGTGCAACCTTGCCAAAATTCGACGATGTAAATGAAAACAAATCAATAAGCTCAAAACCTAATGCTCTGGTTCTTTTTAATCCGGCTCTGGTACTTGCAACAACTGACGATTTTGAAAAAGCCTTGAATGAAAAAATTGGCGGTTTGGTAGAAAGAATGGGGCCAAAACCAGAGGATATGTCACCTTACCACAACGTAGTTGGCAAATTGCCTCCAACAATTATTTTTCATGGAACAGGTGATAATACCGTACCGTTTATATCGGCAGAATTATTTACTAAAAAGATGCATAAGTTTGGGAATAAATGTACGTTGGTTGCCTATCAGGGAGAGCCACATGGTTTCTTTAATTATGGGAAGAACTCAAATGCAGTATTCATCGATACCGTAAATAAAATGGATGAATTTTTGGTTTCCTTGGGCTACCTTAAAGCACCACCTAAAACGTTCATTTATAATAATTAA
- a CDS encoding glycoside hydrolase family protein, which produces MKPLLFTVILLIFIFGCSSTKQEDKIPAGELDIKSMLQSAPTGAKFINDSSFIWGAGLVKSASDQKYHMFYSRWPHKFGWSAWVTHSEIAHAVSDSPFGPFKFVDVALPARGAEFWDGMVTHNPNVHYFNGKYYLYYMGNRGDGIPSNSGESLNWTHRNNQRIGVAVADDPNGPWKRFDEPVIDVTKDSTAHDALMTSNPSVTQMADGRYLAVYKAVGKKKPMPFGGPVVHLTAIADSPTGPFVKQNKPIFTSEGVMFPAEDPYVWYQDNCLYTIIKDQQGYFANAGRSLVLFYSIDGTDWKLANHPLVSTLVLKWRDGTEQELEALERPQLYMENGKPVALLCAGKEPFGNSFNVQIPLISK; this is translated from the coding sequence ATGAAACCACTACTTTTTACAGTTATATTGTTGATCTTTATTTTTGGATGTTCTTCAACTAAACAGGAGGATAAAATTCCTGCCGGAGAATTGGATATTAAATCAATGCTTCAATCAGCACCGACGGGAGCAAAATTTATTAATGATAGTTCTTTTATTTGGGGTGCCGGATTGGTGAAATCAGCATCTGATCAGAAGTATCACATGTTTTATTCGCGATGGCCTCATAAGTTTGGTTGGTCTGCATGGGTAACCCATTCGGAAATAGCCCATGCTGTTTCTGATTCTCCTTTTGGCCCCTTTAAATTTGTAGATGTCGCCTTGCCTGCTCGCGGAGCCGAATTTTGGGATGGGATGGTAACACACAATCCAAATGTCCACTATTTTAATGGGAAATATTATCTTTATTATATGGGCAATCGCGGAGACGGTATTCCGAGCAATTCAGGGGAGAGTCTTAACTGGACGCACCGAAACAATCAACGTATTGGAGTAGCTGTTGCGGATGATCCAAACGGACCTTGGAAAAGGTTTGACGAACCAGTGATTGACGTTACCAAGGATTCTACAGCGCACGACGCCTTAATGACTTCTAATCCTTCTGTAACACAAATGGCAGATGGTAGGTACCTGGCAGTTTATAAAGCAGTTGGCAAGAAAAAGCCAATGCCTTTTGGTGGACCAGTTGTTCATCTAACTGCCATTGCTGATTCCCCAACCGGACCTTTTGTAAAACAAAATAAACCAATTTTTACGTCTGAAGGTGTAATGTTTCCCGCTGAAGACCCCTATGTGTGGTACCAGGACAACTGCTTATATACTATCATTAAGGATCAACAAGGTTATTTTGCAAACGCAGGACGAAGTTTGGTCTTATTCTACTCTATTGATGGAACAGACTGGAAACTGGCTAACCATCCATTGGTATCCACTTTGGTTTTAAAGTGGAGAGATGGAACAGAACAGGAACTGGAAGCGCTTGAGCGCCCTCAGCTTTACATGGAAAACGGAAAACCAGTTGCATTACTATGTGCAGGTAAGGAACCTTTTGGAAATTCTTTTAACGTGCAAATTCCTTTGATAAGTAAATAA